A segment of the Sporichthyaceae bacterium genome:
CATCACCACCGGTTCCACCACGAGCACGGTGGCTTCGGCGGCGGCGGCTACTGCGACGACAGCGGACCCACCGACGACCCCGCATACGACGACGCCTACAGCGACGACGCGACCGACTCGTGCTACGAGCCCGGCGACCCCGGTTACGACGACGACGGGCCGCTGCCGAGCACCGGCGCCAAGGTGGCCGGGATCGGCGGGGCAGGTGCGGCGCTGATCGCCGGCGGTGTGCTGTTGACCGTCCGCCGACGCCGCCGGACCGTCAGCGACTGATTCGCTCGTCCTGTCCCCTACTACGTCGCAGGCTTCGTGGGTGCCTGATCCGCGCGCCCACGGCCGCTTATTTTTGGCCTGATTGTCCGATCTGTGGGCCGATCACCCTTTTGGATCAATCCGCTCCGGATTGTGCCGCCTGCCGACCTACGCTCCGGATGCAGCCAAGTACACGCTCGCCGTTGCGTTCGGGGGAATCGATGAGCCGGATAGCGTTGATCACTGGTATCACCGGACAGGACGGCTCGTACCTGGCCGAGCTTCTGCTGGCCAAGGGTTACGAGGTCCACGGTCTGATCCGCCGAGCCTCCACGTTCAACACCGAACGCCTCGACGACGTCTACCAAGACCCGCACGACGCGCACCGCCGGCTGTTCCTGCACTACGGCGACCTGACCGAAGGCGGCGGGCTGGTCAACCTGCTTCGGACGGTCACGCCCCACGAGGTTTACAACCTTGGCGCGCAGAGCCATGTCCGGGTGAGTTTCGAAATGCCGGAGTACACCGGCGACGTGACCGCGATCGGCACGATCCGCTTGTTGGAGGCGATCCGCAACGCCGGGATCGAGACGCGCTTCTATCAGGCCTCGAGCTCCGAGCTTTACGGTTCGACACCGCCGCCGCAGAATGAGCAGACCCCGTTCCACCCGCGGTCTCCCTACGCCATCGCGAAGCTCTACGCCTACTGGGCTGTGGTCAATTATCGCGAGGCCTACGACATGTACGCCGCGAACGGCATTCTGTTCAACCACGAGAGCCCCCGGCGCGGCGAGACCTTCGTGACCCGCAAGATCACCCGCGGCGTCGCGATGATCGCGGCCGGCCTCCAGGATGCCCTCTACCTCGGCAATCTGGACGCCGTCCGTGACTGGGGTTACGCCGCGGAGTACGTCGAAGGCATGTGGCGGATGCTGCAGCAGGACCAACCCTCCGACTACGTCCTTGCAACTGGGAAGGCGGCCAGTGTCCGCGACTTCTGCGCGGTTGCATTCGCCGCGGCCGAACTGGACTGGGAGCGGTACGTCCGTTACGACGCCGCCTACGAGCGCCCCAGCGAAGTCGCTGCACTGATCGGTGACGCCTCGAAGGCCGAACGCGAGCTGGGTTGGCAAGCTCGGACGGACTGGCGTGCCCTCGCTACGTTGATGGTGGACCACGACCGCCAGAAGCTGGACGACGCGCTGTCCGGTCGGCTGGTCCGGGCGGCGGCCGCGATGATCCCCGCAGCCCGCAGCCACGCCTGACAATCTCCGCGGTACCGCGGCGGGCCGTACCTCGACGCGCAGTGGTGGACCACGCCGCAGATGGGCGAGCGGGCACGGCGAACGCTCACTCAGGCGGATCAATCAGCCCGGAACGTCTGCACAGAACAACTACGCTCGGCCCGTGCTCCGCGGCGGGACGGAGCACCCGCTCGCTTGCTCTCGAGAGTTGAGGACGACCGTGCACTCGACCGACGCTCGTTCGGCGCTGGTCCGGCCGGCACGACCCTTCCTGTCGGACGAGCTCACCCGCGCGTCTGGCGGGGCGCTTCTCGCCCAACTGATCACCGTGCCCATCTGGGGCATCAGCGGGTTGATCTCCGCCCGAATCCAGGTCGTCAGTCTGGGTCCTTCCGGATACGGATCGGTGTCGATAATCACGAGCCTGCCGGCCCTTCTGCCGTTCGCCAATCTCGGTGTCGGCGCCGACGTGGTCAACAGCGCCGGCGGCCGCAAGGCCGAGGTTTTGCAGACGTTCGGCAGAAGCTTCCGGATTCTGGTGCGCAACTGTCTCTTGCTGTGTCTCGCGGCGATAGCGCTGGGGGCGATGCGCCTGTGGCACGTGCTGCTCAAGTTCCCGGCCGATAATGCACTCGAGGCCAGTGCCACGGCCGGAATAGTCCTCTTCGCCGTTTCGCTACCGCTCGGGCTGGGATATTCCCTGGCCCTGGGCGCCGGCCGAAATCGTGAGGTCATCTGTCTCCAGGCGATCAGTCCGGTCGTCAACATCGCGATTCTTTGTGCGCTCCCTCAATGGACGACCAATCCCTACTGGTACGTCCTGACGCTGATGGCCACGCCGTTGCCCGGCGCCGTTCTGGCCTGTCGGCTCGGCGCCCGGGCACTGAACGTGCCCATCGGGGACTTGCTCGCCGTTTGTCGGTTCCGGTCGTCCGGTCGGGTCACACACTCGGTGGCGCGCGGAATGATGGTGGTCTCGCTCGCATGCCCGCTGACCTATCACACCGACCGGATCGTGATCAGTCACATGCTGGGCACGGTGGCCGTCGCCCGCTACAGCGCGGCGGCCTCCCTGCAGGGCCTGGGTATCGGCCTCGTGACTTCGGCGGGCATGGCGCTGTGGCCCAAATTCGCGCAGCGTCGCCGCGAGGGGCGGACCGGCTTGACCGACCTGGGCCGAACCACCCTCTGGTTCGCCGCCGGCGTCGCCCCGATGGCCGCCTTGCTCGTACTTTTCATCCCATGGGCGACCGCTTTGATGACCCACGGGCAGGTAACGGCCGACCGGGGACTCGCCGTCGCGTTTGCCCTCCTCCTGGTCGTGATCGCGACTCACCTGCCGTCCGGCATGCTCCTCACCGACGCGTTCGGCTTCCGCGTCCAAGCCTGGGGCCACGCCTTGATGGCCTTGACCAGCATCGTGCTCTCGATCGTGCTCTGTGCCAGGGTGGGCGTCGCGGGACCCGTCCTCGCCTCCTCCATCGCCTTCGTCACCTGCGTCTGGCCTGCCACCGCGATCGGCCTACGAAAGGTGCACGCGGGCAGTCGAACCGGCCACGCCTCGGCTGCGAAGACACTTGACACCGCATCCCTGGCCACGCCCTGCGCCATCCCGTCGAGCCGCTCGGCGGAAGCCGCCCAGCCGAGTTCCCCGACGGGCACCGCCTCCTGACCCTCGTACCGAGGCCGAGACTCAGAAGTCCGATCATGCCCGCGGCCGATCGGCATCAACTACGCTGCGCGGCGCAGTAGACGGTCTCCAACCGGTCCACCACCGCCTCGACGCTGAGCCAGTCGCGCAGCGCCTCGTCGGCACAGGCGAGCTGCCGGGCCCGGAATTCCGAGTCGGCCAAAAGCGCGATGACGGCCGACGCGAGCGCCTCCGGACTGCCGTCGGTGACCGTGGCGGCGCCTCGGTCTCGCAGTTCCTGCGCTATGCCGCAATCGGCGGTCAGGACTGCCGGGGTCCCGGCGGACATGGCTTCGAGGACGGTCATCGGGAAAACCTCGCCGACGCTGGGCAACACGTACACCGAGGCTCGCTGCATCTCTGCCCGCGCACCGCCCTGCGGGACGACCCCGCGGTAGCGGACACGGCCACCGAGGCCGTGCTCCGCCAGGTATGCGCGCAGCGCAGGCAAATCGCCTTGGTCCGGCCCGATAATCTCGAAGTCGGCCGGGCATCCGGCCGCCACCAGCAGGGCGGCCATTCGTGCGAAGGCCAGGACTCGTTTGCGGGGGTGCAACCGCGCCAGGAACATCACCACCGGCCGACCATCGTCCTCACACCGCGGCGTCCAGGCCGGCGACGGAACGCCATTGGCCACGGTACGTATGCGGCTCGGATCCCTCGTCAAGCCCGCCACGCCTCGGCGTTCGTCGTCGGTCAGCACGAGCACGGTGTCAGCGCCGTCGAGAACCCGCCGGGTTGCCAAGCAATCGACGAGCCGGACCGCAGCTCGCGATCTTGGCATGATCATGCCGTGCGTCTGGACCACAACCTTTCGGGCCCCGCCGAGCCCGAGTCGCGCCGCAGCCAAGGTGATCAGGTCGCGTCCCAGATGGATATGGACGGCGTCGTACCTGTCACGGTTGCGCAGCAGGTACAACCAGAGGTGCGGGGACGCGAGGCCGACGAAACCCGGGCCCACTCGGTGCACCCGGAACAAGCGGTGGTGCACCAGCGATTCCGGCAGTTCCGCACGTCCGTCCCACCCGGCCAACAGCTCCACCTCGTGGCCGCGCCGGGCCAACTCCTCGGCCTGAGCCAACGCCACCGAGATCGGACCGCCGAACGCGCCGTCGACCGAGAGGTAGGTGACGACGTGGGCGATCCTCACGGATGCCCCGCGGCGAGGGATGCGAACCTCGGGCCGAGGTTCACACAATCGGGGCCCGAAACCACGGTGTTGGCGGCAATCGCACCGTCCACCACGGTCATCGGCCGCGCCAACGAGCTACGTCCGATCCGGGAGCCGCCCAGCACGATGCAGCGGGAGGTGATCCAGACGCCGTCCTCGACATGAATCGGACGAGTCAGCAGAGCCATGTCCCGTCGGTGCGCGTGGCTGCCCGTGGTCAACATGGTCTCCTGCGAGATAACCACGTCATGCCCGACATAAATGTGGTCCTGATTGTGGAACCAGACGCCTTCGCCGATCCAGCACCGGTCGCCGACGTGCAGTTTCCAGGGAAATTTCACCCGGCTACGCGGTCGGAAGATCACGCCCCGACCGATCTGCGCCCCGAACGCACGCAGCACAGCCACGCGCAACCGCGAGCTGATCTGGAGGGGGTTGGTGAGGAACAGCACTTCGCAGATTCCCCAGAGATAAACGACGGCGGTGGGTTTTCCCCAAGCAACTCGCTCGCCTGGCGCCAGCGAGAGATCGAGAACCGGTACGTCGTTCGCCACCGCATTGCGCGTCATGCGAACCCCCTCCGCATAGCCGAAGCCGAGTTTAGTGTCGGCGGACCATGAGGATCTCCCGCTAGGCCGTTCGAGCGGCGCAGGACACTCAGCACGCGCCCCGCGCTGAAATAACCGCCCGAAAGGTCCGGGCCAGGATCAGCAGGTCGTAACTCAACGACCAGTTCTCGACGTATCTCAGGTCCAGCATCTCGGTCTGGGCCCACGTCAGGCTCGATCGACCGCTCACCTGCCACAGACCCGTCATCCCCGGCCTTACCAGCAACCGTCGACGCATGTCGGCGGAGTACTCCGAAACCTCCTCCGGCAAGGGCGGACGCGGACCGACCAATGACATCTCGCCACGCAGGACATTGAGCAATTGAGGCAGTTCATCGATCGAGTAGCGCCGCAGGATTTGACCGATCGGGGTCACCCGCGGGTCCTGGACGATCTTGAACAGGACGCCGCCGCTCTCGTTGTGATGCAGCAATTCGGCCTTGCGCGATTCCGCGTCGACGGTCATCGTGCGGAGCTTCAGAATGCGGAACTGCCGGCCACCACGCCCGACCCGGGTCTGACAGAAGAACGGCGAACCGCCGTCGTGGCTCCAGATCGCAAATCCCACCACGGCGAGCAGAGGCGCTACGAGAACCAGGCCGACTAGGGAGCCCAGGCGGTCGAAGCCGCCCTTGAGCACGCGCGCCGGACCGGACAGGCGAACTCCGGCGACCTGAACCATCGGAGCGTGACCGATCGAACGGACCGAGACGCGGTGGCGCAAAGTCTCGGTGATGCCTGCGCAAGCAACCCATTCCACGCCCGCGGTCTCCAACCGCCAGGCCAGCCGCCGCAATCGCTCACCCGAGAGGCCCGACCCGGGAAGGATCATTACGAGGTCCGGACCGGTCACGGCGAGCAGCGCTTCGAGGTCCTCGACCCGACCGCTCAGTACGTCGGGATCGGCGTCGATCTCGACATCCAACCCGGCGGTGTCCGACAGGCAGTAGCCGACGATCTCGATCCCGTGGTCCGGCGCGGTCCGCAATCTGCTCGCCCGGTCAGTCACCGTCTCCGCCGATCCGATCAGGATCGTTCGCTGCCTGCACCGGCCGCGCACCCGGGCGCGGCGCAACCAACCCAGGAGCAGCCAACGGCAGACCAGGCTTGCGCACACGACCAGCAGCAGCCCCGCCAGCCAGGTGCGATGCGGCTGGACATCGGCGACGATGGGCCCACCGGCCAGCAACCCCAACAGCCAGACCGCCGCGACCGGGACGGCTCGCGGACCAGTGCCACCGGGGTCCAACGTTTGGCTCAGGTAGCCGTGGTGCACGGCCACCAGCGCGATCCAGACCAGCACAGTCGGCACGAGAGCAACGGCGAACCAGTGCCACCCAAGGTCCGGTTCCGACCACCTGACCAAGCTCAGCCCGAGCACGGCCGCCGCACTATCGGCGACAATGGTCGCCGACCGATACACCGACCGCCAGTCCCGCCGTCGGCCGGCGGGCGCCCCGAGCGACTCGGCCTGCGCTGCTGCGACCTGCCCGAGGGCCGACGCGTCCGGTTGCGGTACGACGACGGAAACCGTGGGGCGACGCGGAGCGGGCAGTTGCACCTCGACGCCCGAGGCGCCGACCAGAGGTTGTTGCGTCATAGGTCCCCCGTGATGCGTCCGCCGGCACCGAGTACTGCGCGTGGCCGGTAGGCCGCGCGACCCGAAACCCTCGTGAGTCGACCGATCAAATTCAACTGGAAGCAACTTCCCGGGGCGAGAGGTTTGGTGCACCGTCCGCCGGACGGCTCAACGAGCCCCGTCCCGGGATTGGCGCGACGGGGTTTTCCCGGGACGGTGCCGGCTTCCCGGATTGCTGCGCGCACCCGGCCTGACGGACCGTCACAGCCATCGGACGGACCAAGGGCTGGGGGGGAACCAAGGGGGTGCCCGGCGTAGCGGGCTCCTCGAGGTGCAGGACGATCCGTCGAGTTCGCTGACGTGGCAACTCGACATCCAAGCTGTACATCGGATGGCCGTGCTCCATGCCCGAGCCGACGAATTGCGGTCGTCCATCGAGCGTCGCGGCCGTCAACCTGCCGTTCACTGAGGCCGCGAAATACACCAGCACTCGGTTATCTCCAGAGCTGACCGCATATGGGTGCGAGTCACTGCGTGCCACCACGAAAGGACTGGTCACGTCGGACGGCACCGAGTTGCGAAGATCGATCGTCACCGTCACGACGCGAACGCCGTGGCACTGCCGCGCATCCCAGGTCAACGACCGATCCAAGTAGTAATCGAGCTTGTTGCCCCCGTCGTTCACCACGGTGAGCCCGGCGTAAGGGCCGCTCGTCTCAGGCACCGCGCCGGAGACCGGCAGGCGCAGGAGTTGCGACTCGACCGCAGGGTCGGCGGTCCAGACCAGCAGACGCCGATCGCGCACCGCTCTGGCCAGCGCCGTGAGCAGACCCAAGCCGTCGCCGTGCGAGTCAGCCATCCGTTTGGTGACCGCCTCGGCCACCTGGACCAGGAACCGCTTGCGCCCGGTGATGTCCGGTCCGAATCGGAGGTAAGCCGTGTTCTCCGTCAGCTGTACGACGTTGTCCGCGGATATGCTCGAACCGTCCGGCAACGTCGCGGGCCCGACAGTCGCCAGCAGATAACTGAGAACCTGCGGATCCACGGCTACTGCGCCGTCGAGTCGCCGACCGGTCTTGGCCTGCCACATGGCCTGCCAGATCCGTGCGGCGTCGGGGAAATTCGGGCCCAGGTTGCTGTTCACGTACAACTGTTCGCTTCCCGAGGCACGCCAAAGGGTGTCGTAGTCCCGACCGAGATCGACGTTCGCCGTGACGCCGGACAGGGCGACATCGGTGTAGAAGCTCTCGAATCGGATCTTGCCGTCGGCCACGTCCATGATGCCGAAAGCCCCGGGAAGGCCACCGGTGCCCCGGGCTTCCGCGTCGTTCTGGAAGGCGACGAAATAGCTGCGCGGCCCGCCTGCGCCCAGCAGCGCAGGTGCGATCTGCGCGGCGGTGTTGATCTGCCCGGCCCCGGCTCGCAGGTCCTCCAGTCGGTCCGCGAACAGGGCCCGAGCGTTGTCCACGGTGCCCCACCAGGTGCGCCTGGGCAGTCCGGCCACCGTGGCCGCAGCTTGCGAGACCGCCTTAGTCGCATCGGAGAGGACCGGCATGACGCGCTGCAGTTCGGCAGTCGGGAGTCCGGCATCGGCCCCGCGTAGCCGGCCCGGGCCGACCAACGCGCCGACGGAAGTCAGGGCACGTGACGCGGCGGTGGTCGTCCCGTCCGCCGCATCCGCTATGCCTCGGACCGAGCGCAACGGCGAGCCCAGCCAGGGAATGCGCGCTGCCGTTGCCCAAACCGGACCACGGGTGAGTCGGTGGGCCTGCCGAGCCGAGCGGCTCATTCGCTGCAGGGTCGCTTCGGCACCGGCCACGTCACGGCGATCCAGGGCGGCGCGCAGGGCGACGGCATCCGAGCGCAGGTGCTCAAGGCTCCGTGCAGCCGGCACGCCCGTCACGACCAGCCACGCCAGCCCACAGATTGGTGTCGCCACAAGGATCCGCACGGTAAGACGCCGACGGCGGCCGCGTGCGAAGGAGGCGTTCCGGACCGGTCGTCCGGTTCGTTGCCTCGGGAACGGAGGTCGGTTGCCGACCCGCGCCGACTGTTCCTGCGCAGGAAGGTGTTCCCTTTCTTCCGGAAATGCTGTCAGGTAAGCGGGGTAGCGATCGTCGAAGGACACAGAATCACCTCCATGTCACGCATCGCCCGTCCGAAGCTCAGATTCCGGAGGGCGAAGTCGCGCTGCGACCGGCCGTATGCCGCGCAGCTTTCGGGGCAGGCCGCAAGTTCACGGATCAACTGGAGCAAAGCCGCCGGATCGCTGGGGGCGACCGGGGAGGGCGCGCCCGCCAAGCGCAATTCGGCCGCGGTTGCGCTGTCCGGGCGCACCGCTGCGGCCACCGGACGGCCGCTCGAGAAGTAACTGGTGAGCTTGCTCGGCAGACTCATCTGCGCAACGCTCGGGCGCTCGTTCAACAGCAGGATGTCGGCCGCGTCCAAGACCGATCCGTAGTCCGCGTCACTGCACAGTGGGCGGAACTCGAGATTGGGAAGCCCCGAAGCCGCAATGCGCAGGCGGTCGAACTGCGATCCATCCCCCATCAACACCCAGCGCAGGCGCGGCTCGCCCTGAGCAAGTCGAGCGGCCTCGACAACGTTCTCGAGACCTTGCTTGAATCCCATGCTTCCGGTGTGGAGGATCACGGTCGCGTCCTGGGACCAGCCGAAACTTGTCCGGGTCTGTTCTCGATCCGTCCGCGGCGCAGGCACCCGAGCCCAGTTGCGCACGGTGTGAATCCGGTTTCCCGGGACTCCGTAAGACTCCAATGTCGCACGGAAGTCATCGCTCACGACGACCAGTGCGTCGGCCCGCCGCAGCACCGACTGCTCCGACCGCGCGGCGACACCCGCCAACCGACGGCCTCCGGTCACGCCGCTCTGGAGCGAGGCGGGGCCGACCAGGTCCTGCACGATCAGCACCAACCTTGCCCCGTACCGCGCGGACATGGCGGCGGCGGCCGCTGCGCCGGCCAGCGCAGGACTGACCCCGACTACGACTGTCGGGCGGTGCCGGACAGGCACGCAGCAAACATGAGCCAGGAAGGATGCCTCATACATGGCACGGCGAGCGGCGTCCGGTTGCCCGGGCACGTAGTGCTTGACCCGAGTGATCGCCACCCGGCGGCGCTCCTCCCGGAAGAGCCGCCCGCGCCGGTAAGCCGGCGGCACCGACCAGTGGGGATAGGTGGGCAGACCCGTGACCACTTCCACGGACTGCACGCGCGTCGCCAAGTGTTCGGCCAGGGCAGTTGTGTACGGTCCGATACCCGTCGGCTCGGGCCAGTAATTGATGCCCACCAGCAGCACGCGCGCGGCGGCCGTCGCGTCGGCACGCCCCGCACTGAGCTGGCCTCGATGTTTCTCGATGAGTCGTCTCATGCGACGTTCCCCAGGAACCAGCGGTAGGTCGACTCCAGACCGTCCGGCAAGGAGATTTCCGGCTTCCAACCCAGTTGTTCGATGCGCCTGACATCCAACAGCTTCCGGGGAGTTCCGTCGGGCTTGTCGGCGTCCCACTCGATCTCGCCCCGCCAGCCGACTACCCGACCCACCTCCTGCGCCAGTTCGGCGATCGTCAGGTCCGCGCCGACCCCGATGTTGATGGCCAGGTCGCCGTCGTAGTCATCCAGCAGCACGAGACAAGCCCGGGCCAAGTCGTCGACGTGCAGGAACTCCCGACGCGGGGTACCGGTTCCCCACAACGTGATCCGGTCGGCACCGTTGGTCGCAGCGTCGTGAAACTTTCGGATCATCCCGGGCAGCACGTGGCTGCTGATCGGGTCGAAGTTGTCCCCTGGCCCGTACAGGTTCGTGGGCATGGCGCTGATGTAGGGCAACGCATACTGCTTGCGCAGCGCCTGAACGTGTTGCAGGCCCGCGATCTTGGCCAGCGCGTAGGCGGAATTGGTCTCCTCGAGCGGACCGGTCAGCAGGCACTCCTCGGCGATCGGCTGCAGCGCATTCTTCGGGTAGATGCAACTCGAGCCGAGGAACAACAACTTCCGCACGCCCAGCCGGGCTGCCGCATCCATCACGTTCACCTGGATCCGCAGGTTGTCGGACAGGAACTCGGCCGGTCGAGCGCTGTTGGCCAGAATTCCGCCCACCCGGGCCGCGGCCAGTACCACGTACTCCGGACGAATCCGCTGGTACCAGGACTCGACGGACTGATGGTCCCTCAGATCCAATTCAGAGCTGTAAGCACCGACCAGGTTCGAGAACCCAGCCGCAACCAGGTGACGCCAGATCGCCGATCCGACCAATCCTCGGTGACCAGCCACGTGGACGACAGCTTCTCGAGAGATCATCTTCCCGCCTGCCAATCCGAGCGCGGTGGGAGAGCCGAGGATGCGCTGGGGTCCGGGCCACACGTGGGCCAGCAACGCAACAGGAGAACCAGCGCACCCAGATCCCAGAAGTACCGAAGATCAGAACGGAGGTTGTACTCGAGCAGGCCTACGGAAAGGAAAATGGTCAGCGCGCTGCCGACCACAAATCCGCCGGTGGAGCGAAGGCCAGGCAACGCCGCGATCGCCCGTTGCGCGGCGGTGAGTCCCGCGCCCAGCAACAGGAATACAGCGACCAGCCACCCGTAACCGGACGAGGCAAGTTCGCCGAGACCGCTGAAGGGCACCGCGCTGTTCACTCGCAACCCGCTCTTGATGTCCTCCCAGTCCGTGAACTGGCCCGGCAGCGGATCGAGGCTGGTGATCAGGGCTTTCCGGGGAAAGTGCTCCTGGGTGGCGACTACACCGGTCAGCGGCACGGAGAACAACAGATTTCCCAAAACCGAATAAGGCTCCGACACGAATGCCGAGCCAGGATCGTGGGCCAACTGGTGGGCGTAAGGGATCAGGCCGGCCGAATCCCCAGCATCGCCACGTAGGGCCAACGGCAATTGGAACAGGAAAGCCGTGGCCAGGGCCGTGACCAGGACGGTCCGCCGCCGGATGCGTCGCCCGGTGGCGAAGGCCCCGATCAGCAGGCAGACCGGCAACAGGCCGATCCCACGGGTGTCCCGGGACAACGCCAACCCGAAATAGACAACCAGCATTGCGACGCCGATGGATCGTGCGGATTTCCGGTTCGGGTCGAACACCACCAATGCCGCCAGAGTCATGCCGATGGGGGTCAGCAACGAACCGGCCTTGATCAGCAGCACTGGGCCGCCGACGGTCTGATATCCGGTACGGATCAGGACTTCGTGCCATCCCTGCCCGACGACGTGCAGGACTATCGGGACCGAGCCGGTCGACAGCAGGACCCAGCTCCCCACCGGTCGGGTCAGCCGGGGCAGGCGGATCGCGGTGGGGCGTCCCGGACGGGCCGCCACCAAGGCGCCCGTCCAGAGGCAGAGGCTCGCCGTGGCGAACGTGATCGCCGCGGCACGGTACGTTCCCGCGTCGGTGGTCAGCACCCTGGACGACGCGTCGCCTTTGTCGGCCACCGCGTCGAAGAAGTAGTACCCGGCCGCGCCAACCGAGTTCAGAACGGCGATCACCAGGGCGGCCAACGGCACTGCCTCCCGGGTCGACGCCCGCAGCGCGCCGACCTGAACCGCGGTGACGGCACCGGTCAACGCCAGCATCAGCGCATGAGAATTCGGCCATGCCAGCTCGCCGATCGCTCCGGCACAGGCAACCATGCACGGTCCAACCGCCATCCAGCGGGAGGCTGAAACCGTCGCCCCCCGGACGGGGGCGGGCGCGTCGAGTACGTGGGTCATGGCCTTCGTCCAGAGGGAGTCGATTCGTGACGACGCTCTTCCGGTGTTCGGCCGGAACAGCTGCGGTGGAGGCTGCGCGCGCCGTTCGCCGACGCGCTATCGGCCGATGTGCCGCCGGTACGGCCGCAGTCACTTCCGACGGATCACCATCGGCCGGGCTCGTTAGGGCGACGCTCGCCGAGGCTGGAGAGGATGTCGTCGACCGACCGCTCGGCTCTCGAGTAAGTCCGCGGGCCAGGCACCGAGGTGGCCACCGCAGGCGGGTCCGCCGCGACGGCGCTGGCGGCCGGCGGTCCGAGGGGCGGTGGCGGCGCCGTCCCTCGCAGGCCGTCGGGTGCCCGGCGTGCGACCGAGCGGCTGTACTCGCTGTTCTGGGTGTACCGGTATTCGTAGGAGCCCGCCTGGCTGGCGCGGGACATCGACAGGACGACACCGAAGATTGGCGCGGAGACGCGGCGGATCGTCTGCGCAGCTGCGGTGACCTGGTCGGTCCGGACTCGTCCGGACCGGGCCACCAGCACGACCCCGTCGCACTTCGCGGCGAGCACGGCCGCGTCTGCCACTGGCAGGGTCGGGGTCACGTCGAAGATCACCGTGTTGTACCGCGCCCGAAGCTCGTCCAGCAGCGCCGCCATCTTCGAGGAGGCAAGCATTTCGCTGGGATTGGGTGGCAAGGCTCCGGCTCCCAGGAAGTCCAGCAGACCCCCGCGCCACGGCTGCAGTGCAAGGTCGAGCGAGACCTGCCCGGTGAGCACGGTGGTCAGTCCGACCGCGTTCTCCACGCCCATGTACTCCGCCGCCTTCGGGCGTCGCAGGTCCGCCTCGACTATCGCAACCCGGCTGCCCGCTTGGGCCAGCGCCAAGGCGAGGTTGCAGGCGGTTACCGTCTTGCCCTCGTCGGGCAAAGCGCTGGTGACGACGATCAGTCGATTCGAACGGT
Coding sequences within it:
- the gmd gene encoding GDP-mannose 4,6-dehydratase produces the protein MSRIALITGITGQDGSYLAELLLAKGYEVHGLIRRASTFNTERLDDVYQDPHDAHRRLFLHYGDLTEGGGLVNLLRTVTPHEVYNLGAQSHVRVSFEMPEYTGDVTAIGTIRLLEAIRNAGIETRFYQASSSELYGSTPPPQNEQTPFHPRSPYAIAKLYAYWAVVNYREAYDMYAANGILFNHESPRRGETFVTRKITRGVAMIAAGLQDALYLGNLDAVRDWGYAAEYVEGMWRMLQQDQPSDYVLATGKAASVRDFCAVAFAAAELDWERYVRYDAAYERPSEVAALIGDASKAERELGWQARTDWRALATLMVDHDRQKLDDALSGRLVRAAAAMIPAARSHA
- a CDS encoding oligosaccharide flippase family protein, whose translation is MRTTVHSTDARSALVRPARPFLSDELTRASGGALLAQLITVPIWGISGLISARIQVVSLGPSGYGSVSIITSLPALLPFANLGVGADVVNSAGGRKAEVLQTFGRSFRILVRNCLLLCLAAIALGAMRLWHVLLKFPADNALEASATAGIVLFAVSLPLGLGYSLALGAGRNREVICLQAISPVVNIAILCALPQWTTNPYWYVLTLMATPLPGAVLACRLGARALNVPIGDLLAVCRFRSSGRVTHSVARGMMVVSLACPLTYHTDRIVISHMLGTVAVARYSAAASLQGLGIGLVTSAGMALWPKFAQRRREGRTGLTDLGRTTLWFAAGVAPMAALLVLFIPWATALMTHGQVTADRGLAVAFALLLVVIATHLPSGMLLTDAFGFRVQAWGHALMALTSIVLSIVLCARVGVAGPVLASSIAFVTCVWPATAIGLRKVHAGSRTGHASAAKTLDTASLATPCAIPSSRSAEAAQPSSPTGTAS
- a CDS encoding sugar transferase; the protein is MTQQPLVGASGVEVQLPAPRRPTVSVVVPQPDASALGQVAAAQAESLGAPAGRRRDWRSVYRSATIVADSAAAVLGLSLVRWSEPDLGWHWFAVALVPTVLVWIALVAVHHGYLSQTLDPGGTGPRAVPVAAVWLLGLLAGGPIVADVQPHRTWLAGLLLVVCASLVCRWLLLGWLRRARVRGRCRQRTILIGSAETVTDRASRLRTAPDHGIEIVGYCLSDTAGLDVEIDADPDVLSGRVEDLEALLAVTGPDLVMILPGSGLSGERLRRLAWRLETAGVEWVACAGITETLRHRVSVRSIGHAPMVQVAGVRLSGPARVLKGGFDRLGSLVGLVLVAPLLAVVGFAIWSHDGGSPFFCQTRVGRGGRQFRILKLRTMTVDAESRKAELLHHNESGGVLFKIVQDPRVTPIGQILRRYSIDELPQLLNVLRGEMSLVGPRPPLPEEVSEYSADMRRRLLVRPGMTGLWQVSGRSSLTWAQTEMLDLRYVENWSLSYDLLILARTFRAVISARGAC
- a CDS encoding DUF4012 domain-containing protein, yielding MPAARSLEHLRSDAVALRAALDRRDVAGAEATLQRMSRSARQAHRLTRGPVWATAARIPWLGSPLRSVRGIADAADGTTTAASRALTSVGALVGPGRLRGADAGLPTAELQRVMPVLSDATKAVSQAAATVAGLPRRTWWGTVDNARALFADRLEDLRAGAGQINTAAQIAPALLGAGGPRSYFVAFQNDAEARGTGGLPGAFGIMDVADGKIRFESFYTDVALSGVTANVDLGRDYDTLWRASGSEQLYVNSNLGPNFPDAARIWQAMWQAKTGRRLDGAVAVDPQVLSYLLATVGPATLPDGSSISADNVVQLTENTAYLRFGPDITGRKRFLVQVAEAVTKRMADSHGDGLGLLTALARAVRDRRLLVWTADPAVESQLLRLPVSGAVPETSGPYAGLTVVNDGGNKLDYYLDRSLTWDARQCHGVRVVTVTIDLRNSVPSDVTSPFVVARSDSHPYAVSSGDNRVLVYFAASVNGRLTAATLDGRPQFVGSGMEHGHPMYSLDVELPRQRTRRIVLHLEEPATPGTPLVPPQPLVRPMAVTVRQAGCAQQSGKPAPSRENPVAPIPGRGSLSRPADGAPNLSPREVASS
- a CDS encoding glycosyltransferase, with amino-acid sequence MRIAHVVTYLSVDGAFGGPISVALAQAEELARRGHEVELLAGWDGRAELPESLVHHRLFRVHRVGPGFVGLASPHLWLYLLRNRDRYDAVHIHLGRDLITLAAARLGLGGARKVVVQTHGMIMPRSRAAVRLVDCLATRRVLDGADTVLVLTDDERRGVAGLTRDPSRIRTVANGVPSPAWTPRCEDDGRPVVMFLARLHPRKRVLAFARMAALLVAAGCPADFEIIGPDQGDLPALRAYLAEHGLGGRVRYRGVVPQGGARAEMQRASVYVLPSVGEVFPMTVLEAMSAGTPAVLTADCGIAQELRDRGAATVTDGSPEALASAVIALLADSEFRARQLACADEALRDWLSVEAVVDRLETVYCAAQRS